The following proteins are encoded in a genomic region of Dyadobacter sp. UC 10:
- a CDS encoding LytR/AlgR family response regulator transcription factor: MKKDPSHIRCIFVDDEPIGLSVLLSHASKVPGLDVLGTFASGTEALAFLKSNTIDLVFLDIQMPDLSGLEVARMLSPSIHIVFTTAHAQYAVDGFDLAATDYLLKPVGLSRFLQATDRAVAKISGTANSANPNNYIFVKTGYDLTRIDLDALLYIEADGNYLTFHTAERRVLSRMKLAEILEKLPQDSFFRIHKSYVIAISKIDKIERHQITLAGNQLPLSATFKDDLFARLA; the protein is encoded by the coding sequence GTGAAAAAAGATCCGTCGCATATTCGCTGTATTTTCGTAGACGACGAACCCATCGGTTTGAGCGTCCTGCTGTCCCATGCCAGTAAAGTGCCTGGCCTGGATGTGCTGGGCACTTTTGCCAGTGGAACAGAGGCACTGGCTTTTTTAAAAAGTAACACTATAGATCTGGTATTTCTTGACATTCAAATGCCGGATTTGTCGGGACTGGAAGTAGCCCGGATGCTTTCTCCGTCGATCCATATTGTTTTCACAACCGCGCATGCGCAATATGCGGTAGACGGATTTGACCTCGCAGCGACGGATTACTTGCTGAAACCAGTTGGCCTCAGCCGTTTCCTGCAAGCAACCGACCGGGCTGTTGCAAAAATTTCGGGCACCGCGAATAGTGCGAACCCCAATAATTACATTTTTGTCAAAACGGGTTACGACCTGACACGCATTGATCTCGACGCATTGCTTTACATTGAGGCCGATGGCAATTACCTCACCTTTCACACCGCTGAACGCCGGGTTTTGAGCCGGATGAAACTGGCAGAGATTTTAGAGAAATTGCCTCAGGACTCATTCTTTCGCATCCATAAGTCATACGTCATTGCTATATCCAAAATCGACAAGATCGAAAGACATCAGATTACCCTTGCCGGTAACCAGCTCCCTTTATCGGCTACTTTTAAGGACGATCTGTTTGCCAGGTTGGCCTGA
- a CDS encoding TlpA family protein disulfide reductase: MASFLINGIDQGDLEYQQEAYLDFVKRFPESTYMQRVQVKMKPFLASLAEMKSESEGIRFVPDSLTIPTLDSVIARHQGRVIFIDMWGTWCGPCRQEFAFNQALKDRFKDKPVDFAYIAVEHRPDPEKSWREMIAFYHLIGYHILAGEELREDLRKIYAQQGNLIFPSYILVDKSGKIVTIHAKRPSDREALYKQIEQLL, from the coding sequence ATGGCATCTTTTTTAATCAATGGGATCGATCAGGGCGATCTTGAATACCAGCAGGAAGCATATCTGGATTTCGTAAAACGTTTTCCGGAAAGTACGTACATGCAGCGGGTACAGGTAAAAATGAAACCTTTCCTGGCAAGTTTGGCCGAAATGAAGTCCGAATCAGAAGGGATCCGTTTTGTACCGGATTCTCTGACTATTCCTACACTTGACTCAGTCATCGCGAGGCATCAGGGACGTGTGATTTTTATAGATATGTGGGGAACCTGGTGTGGTCCGTGCAGACAGGAGTTTGCTTTCAACCAGGCACTGAAAGACCGTTTTAAGGACAAACCTGTGGATTTTGCCTATATCGCGGTAGAGCACCGGCCGGATCCTGAAAAGAGCTGGCGCGAGATGATTGCATTCTATCATCTGATAGGATATCACATTCTTGCGGGCGAGGAGCTGCGGGAGGATTTGCGCAAGATATATGCACAACAGGGCAACCTTATATTTCCGTCTTATATATTAGTAGACAAGTCTGGCAAGATCGTCACCATCCACGCGAAGCGACCTTCCGACCGGGAAGCTTTGTATAAACAAATCGAGCAATTGTTGTGA
- a CDS encoding sensor histidine kinase: protein MQFPRLAIWQQWLLHALLIWAGTELSDAIGYWYEVSTHGVYLINPDGSGVTQWQRFVNHNYYQTVWLVILAGTLIAELNYHFIFRKKPLSYFIVSTCLFSVGYVFLLAVYSQWKSGGEFRPVWTASLVVAGYGFFYAMFRDFVYQRARKAQWQMQKVEAELSTLKAQINPHFFFNTLNTLYGIALAENADKTAQCIEALSNIMRYTTTGAQQDFTPVEQEFSFIEDYLHLQRMRLPDRDTVRLQTDLSYDGLSARIAPFLLVPFIENAFKYGIRIDQKSFIKLQLTVRDQELDLSIENSLFSPGSGQDGLGTGIQNTQKRLQLIYPDRHHLAYGEEAGRYNVRLHIRLH from the coding sequence ATGCAATTTCCACGTCTCGCAATCTGGCAACAATGGCTTCTTCATGCACTGCTTATATGGGCGGGCACTGAGTTAAGTGACGCGATCGGTTATTGGTATGAAGTCAGTACCCACGGCGTTTACCTGATCAATCCTGACGGCTCAGGGGTTACGCAGTGGCAGCGGTTTGTTAATCACAACTACTATCAGACTGTCTGGCTGGTGATTTTGGCGGGCACCTTGATCGCAGAACTTAACTATCATTTTATCTTCAGGAAAAAGCCACTCTCGTATTTCATCGTGAGCACCTGCCTTTTTTCTGTTGGTTACGTATTCCTTCTCGCCGTATATAGCCAATGGAAATCAGGCGGCGAATTCCGCCCGGTTTGGACAGCTTCCCTGGTTGTCGCCGGTTATGGTTTTTTCTATGCCATGTTCAGGGATTTTGTATATCAGCGCGCAAGAAAAGCGCAGTGGCAAATGCAAAAGGTAGAGGCTGAACTTAGCACGCTGAAAGCGCAGATCAACCCGCATTTTTTCTTTAATACCTTAAATACACTGTATGGGATCGCGCTCGCCGAAAACGCGGACAAGACCGCCCAGTGTATTGAAGCGCTATCCAACATCATGCGCTATACAACAACCGGCGCGCAGCAGGATTTCACACCGGTTGAACAGGAGTTTAGTTTTATAGAAGATTACCTCCATTTGCAACGGATGAGACTGCCCGATCGCGACACGGTCCGGTTGCAGACAGACCTTTCCTACGATGGACTTTCCGCACGCATCGCACCGTTCCTTTTGGTCCCGTTTATTGAAAATGCATTTAAATACGGTATCAGAATCGACCAGAAAAGTTTTATAAAATTGCAGCTGACTGTTCGCGACCAGGAGCTTGATCTAAGCATTGAAAACAGCCTGTTTTCCCCGGGGTCAGGGCAGGACGGATTGGGTACCGGTATACAAAACACGCAGAAACGTCTTCAACTTATTTACCCAGACAGGCACCACCTGGCTTACGGGGAAGAAGCCGGTCGGTACAATGTCCGGCTGCATATCCGTCTACACTAA
- a CDS encoding M14 family zinc carboxypeptidase, with the protein MTQSIIQLIVVLGSLILVPDGVDRKIQELQITADFPGGNIIVDSIQGSTVYLRPDLRDTDHDWFYWYYAVKSNRSDSIRFVFNKKDCLTIKGPAVSRDGGKSWNWLFEGTVSDNEFTAYIKAGEDVRFSMGMPYTQANFDAFMQPYRSHASVKIDTLCITPKGRATERLVIHPSRKKSIRRKILITARHHACEMMANYVMEGMVAAVLSDDPAMKALRESTEFWIIPFMDKDGVEDGDQGKYRAPRDHNRDYDGKSIYCSTAALREQVPAWGQNQLEVMMDLHCPWIKGPLNEVIYLVGSAKPAIEKQQRLFMDQVAAQNRGSLKFDMAQGIVAYGTAWNTSANTTQGMSSSQWGESIPGIRLASSFEFPYSVHNREPMTAEKLRLFGRDMAFALTEYLKRE; encoded by the coding sequence ATGACGCAATCTATTATTCAACTCATTGTTGTTCTGGGCAGCCTGATATTGGTTCCTGATGGAGTAGACAGAAAGATACAGGAATTGCAAATTACCGCTGACTTTCCGGGTGGCAATATCATCGTAGATTCTATACAGGGTTCCACCGTTTACCTCCGGCCCGACCTGCGCGATACGGACCACGATTGGTTTTATTGGTACTACGCCGTAAAAAGCAATCGAAGTGACAGTATCCGATTTGTTTTTAACAAAAAAGATTGCCTTACCATTAAAGGGCCGGCCGTCAGCAGGGACGGAGGGAAAAGCTGGAACTGGCTCTTTGAGGGAACCGTGTCGGACAACGAGTTTACAGCATATATTAAAGCAGGGGAGGATGTTCGGTTTAGTATGGGAATGCCCTACACCCAGGCTAATTTCGATGCGTTCATGCAGCCATACCGGAGCCACGCTTCCGTGAAAATTGATACTTTGTGCATTACGCCGAAAGGCCGGGCTACCGAAAGGCTGGTCATTCATCCTTCCAGGAAAAAGAGCATAAGACGGAAAATCCTGATCACGGCCCGGCACCATGCTTGTGAAATGATGGCCAATTATGTGATGGAGGGAATGGTTGCCGCGGTTTTGTCCGATGACCCGGCCATGAAAGCCCTGCGCGAATCGACCGAGTTCTGGATTATTCCTTTCATGGATAAAGATGGGGTAGAAGACGGGGATCAGGGCAAGTACCGTGCGCCGCGTGACCATAACCGGGATTACGACGGGAAAAGCATTTATTGCAGCACTGCGGCGCTTCGCGAACAGGTCCCCGCCTGGGGCCAAAACCAGCTAGAAGTGATGATGGACCTGCACTGCCCCTGGATCAAAGGCCCTCTCAACGAAGTGATTTATCTGGTAGGTTCCGCCAAACCGGCCATTGAAAAACAGCAGCGGCTGTTTATGGATCAGGTTGCCGCTCAAAACCGCGGATCGCTCAAATTTGATATGGCCCAGGGAATTGTAGCTTACGGAACAGCCTGGAACACCTCAGCGAATACCACACAGGGCATGTCCTCGTCACAATGGGGGGAAAGCATTCCGGGTATCCGATTGGCCAGCTCGTTTGAATTTCCGTATTCGGTGCATAACCGTGAACCTATGACTGCCGAAAAACTACGGCTTTTTGGCAGGGATATGGCTTTTGCTTTAACTGAATATCTCAAACGGGAGTAG
- a CDS encoding SusD/RagB family nutrient-binding outer membrane lipoprotein: MKRLTTLLISGFVLCCVSSCDYGDLNLNPNLPSKATLPSLLAGSEGVIAFSVGADVGQMTNTFTQHLSGIVLQAAAWDRYNVDAEAGTAFNTFYAGPMQDLSTLIRQANENQANGYEGIGKILLAYCLGTMTSLYGDVPYSEAFQGAINPYPKFDSQADIYTGIQLLLDEGVALLKTAGPSNSPGNDDLIYKGNVSKWIAAAYTLKARYALHLSKTDSEAAAKVLAALYDGTTYRGIASSANDLEFVFGSGTSESNPWFQLVQQRNDFRLGKQFVDLLKAVPADPRLQAFAKPDASGTFSGSAPGQGQAADSQIGPYYTTATTPVPFITYAEAKFIEAEARLRLNGQDAEAGKALQEAIRASVDKVTKSTIPAGEVAAFIVNRGTLTGDVTNRLRQVMTQKYIALFTQPEVWTDWRRAGFPALQPSFGGTNGLNPDGQIPRRLPVPLGERLNNPNAPKETPSVQAPRFYWDK, from the coding sequence ATGAAACGACTGACTACTTTACTCATATCCGGTTTTGTGCTGTGCTGCGTGTCTTCCTGCGATTACGGCGACCTGAACCTGAATCCCAACCTGCCGTCGAAGGCGACCTTGCCGAGTCTATTGGCTGGCTCAGAGGGAGTGATAGCCTTTTCTGTCGGGGCTGATGTAGGACAGATGACCAATACATTCACCCAACATCTTTCAGGTATCGTTTTACAGGCGGCAGCCTGGGACCGCTATAATGTAGATGCCGAAGCAGGCACAGCTTTCAATACCTTTTATGCCGGTCCGATGCAGGACCTGAGCACCCTGATCCGGCAGGCGAACGAAAATCAGGCCAATGGCTATGAAGGCATCGGAAAGATACTTTTGGCATACTGCCTGGGCACCATGACCAGCCTTTATGGGGACGTTCCTTATTCGGAAGCGTTTCAGGGGGCTATTAATCCTTATCCCAAATTCGATAGCCAGGCCGACATCTATACCGGTATTCAGTTGCTGCTCGACGAGGGGGTTGCGCTCCTGAAGACTGCCGGTCCGTCAAACAGCCCTGGCAATGATGACCTGATTTACAAAGGGAATGTTTCCAAATGGATTGCCGCGGCCTACACTTTAAAAGCCCGCTATGCCCTGCACCTGAGTAAAACCGACAGTGAGGCGGCTGCAAAAGTGCTGGCGGCTTTGTACGACGGCACAACTTACCGCGGTATTGCCAGCAGCGCCAATGACCTTGAATTTGTTTTTGGCTCGGGAACGAGTGAATCCAACCCCTGGTTTCAACTTGTGCAGCAACGCAATGATTTCCGGCTCGGGAAACAATTCGTGGATTTGTTAAAGGCAGTACCGGCTGATCCGCGCTTGCAGGCATTTGCGAAACCTGATGCGTCCGGCACGTTTTCAGGGAGTGCTCCCGGGCAGGGACAGGCCGCAGACTCACAGATCGGACCTTATTATACGACGGCTACCACTCCGGTTCCTTTCATTACTTATGCAGAAGCTAAATTCATAGAAGCCGAGGCCCGCCTGCGCCTGAACGGCCAGGATGCAGAAGCCGGGAAAGCCTTGCAGGAGGCAATACGGGCATCTGTTGACAAGGTGACTAAAAGTACAATCCCGGCAGGAGAAGTTGCCGCATTTATCGTCAACCGGGGCACATTGACGGGCGATGTCACCAACCGCCTGCGACAGGTGATGACCCAGAAATACATAGCGTTGTTTACCCAGCCGGAAGTGTGGACCGACTGGCGCCGCGCCGGTTTTCCGGCATTGCAGCCTTCTTTTGGGGGTACCAACGGACTGAACCCGGATGGTCAGATTCCCCGGCGTTTGCCCGTTCCGCTTGGCGAGCGGCTTAATAACCCCAATGCTCCCAAGGAAACGCCAAGCGTTCAAGCCCCACGGTTTTATTGGGATAAATAG
- a CDS encoding SusC/RagA family TonB-linked outer membrane protein — MQTFRARHCIWAVPLLLWLHVAPGTNAQTLAFQQTERQTTGKRPATIKLRDAILLLRDRYGVNVLFEENLLDGRSVSEDAINLKKTIDENLNNLLNTHGFQFQRIKKKTYLIFSAKSSSALGSDQIIEGLNGISKRQGNLSMLPGPALRGILPVRNETAQVQVSGRVTDDKGQALPGVNIIEKGTINGTSTSATGEYKLTVAGPESSLLFTFIGYKSQEIVIGDRSVIHISLKPDEQSLKEVVVTAIGLERSRKSLGYSVQKIDSRELVNSRETSVASALSAKAAGVQVTTSSGAVGSAAQIRIRGSASLTGNNSPLFVVDGVPIDNGQTRTLASGDGNAGVVHSNRSIDLNPDDIETMTVLKGPAATALYGIRAAAGAIIITSKRGSRSAGKQSRISLSSSYIVNEANRFPKWQDKYAQGAEVNGSPQFRDPSTGVITSFGPEVSSLTYSTQPSRFTPGLIVPRTDPTSNGVPLHTFDNIGNFFVKGSTFDNHLSLSGGSENSNYYFSLGKLNQKGIIPTEEFDRLTFKMSGDVSLTPRLNLSGSVTYSKTGGTRAQQGSNSSGVIMGILRAPFTFDIANGFSDPLHEPMAYSFQDGTQRNSGGNVGGYDNPFWSINKNQYKDEVDRVIGFLQSDYEFLPWLKLMGRLGLDMYSDNRLEAFSRFSRVLVAGGVSQENYLQRSVNSDLILTANRKLTDDLDLTVLLGHNYFNRTDRRQTNTGSGLNIPDFFNPSGASTLTGSTSMSRRKLNAAYGDLRLTYRNFLFLNFTGRNEWSSTLPKENSSFFYPSVSASFAFTDAWDLKSDWLTAGKLRASYAQVGNDSPIYSLYNTYNPSSANATLITSGGILFPFQNQIGLSVGNTSGNPRLRPEVRVSSEYGGEFRFLKSRLGLDITYYNSVSRDLIVSVPIPNSSGFTSTIRNVGKISNKGLEIVIDATPVQTGKFTWDLALNWSRNISRVNEIADGVESIGVTSVGPLGQVRLVKGQPFAVIYGNDFIRDAQGRVLIDDARLMADGKTPNANYGFPSRNPNPKPIGNTNPSWIAGLRNTLQYGNFTLTTLLDVRYKFDIYNGTRGSMNQSGTSKESEDRYIPTVFDGVKKSDGAVNDISVVKSQYWYTGVGGGFGSGVNTQFVEDGSWLRLRELNLSYRLPANWLKKIRISGATFTLTGRNVFLFTNYSGVDPETNLNGDNNAAGYDYFTMPNTRSYGAAFTLTL; from the coding sequence ATGCAAACCTTTAGAGCCCGCCATTGCATATGGGCCGTCCCGCTTCTCCTATGGCTACATGTTGCCCCCGGCACGAATGCGCAGACGCTCGCTTTTCAACAGACAGAGCGACAAACGACAGGTAAACGGCCTGCGACGATCAAACTACGCGATGCAATTTTACTGCTCCGTGACAGGTACGGGGTAAATGTACTTTTTGAGGAAAATCTCCTGGACGGACGCAGCGTGAGCGAGGATGCGATCAATCTGAAAAAAACCATTGATGAAAATCTCAATAACCTGCTTAACACGCATGGGTTCCAGTTTCAGCGGATCAAAAAAAAGACATACCTGATTTTTTCCGCTAAAAGTTCGTCGGCGCTTGGTTCCGATCAGATCATCGAAGGATTGAATGGTATATCAAAACGTCAAGGCAACTTATCGATGCTACCCGGTCCCGCACTTCGGGGCATTTTACCCGTCAGAAATGAAACCGCGCAGGTGCAGGTGAGTGGCCGCGTTACAGACGACAAGGGCCAGGCTTTGCCCGGGGTCAATATTATTGAAAAGGGGACGATCAACGGAACGTCGACGTCGGCAACAGGAGAGTACAAGTTAACCGTAGCCGGGCCGGAAAGCAGTCTGCTGTTTACATTTATCGGCTATAAATCCCAGGAGATCGTAATCGGTGACAGGAGCGTAATACATATTTCACTGAAGCCAGACGAGCAAAGCCTGAAGGAAGTGGTTGTCACTGCGATCGGTCTCGAACGCAGCCGGAAATCACTGGGCTATTCGGTTCAGAAAATAGATAGCAGGGAGCTCGTTAATTCCCGCGAAACGAGTGTGGCTTCGGCGCTCAGTGCCAAAGCTGCCGGAGTGCAGGTAACTACTTCATCGGGCGCGGTTGGCAGTGCGGCCCAGATCCGGATTCGGGGCAGTGCCTCGCTCACCGGCAATAACAGTCCGCTCTTTGTGGTCGATGGGGTTCCGATTGATAACGGACAGACGCGGACCCTGGCCAGCGGAGATGGCAATGCAGGGGTGGTACATTCGAACCGCTCCATCGATCTTAATCCCGACGACATTGAAACCATGACAGTACTGAAAGGACCAGCCGCGACTGCCTTATATGGTATCCGGGCCGCCGCGGGCGCGATTATCATCACTTCAAAAAGGGGATCCCGCTCTGCTGGTAAACAATCGAGAATTTCCTTATCCTCTTCGTACATCGTCAATGAAGCTAACCGCTTTCCGAAATGGCAGGACAAATATGCCCAGGGAGCGGAAGTCAACGGATCACCACAGTTCCGGGACCCGAGTACCGGTGTTATAACATCTTTCGGTCCGGAAGTCAGCTCATTAACCTATTCAACTCAGCCCAGCAGGTTTACACCGGGCTTAATCGTTCCCCGTACAGACCCGACCTCGAACGGCGTACCACTTCATACTTTCGATAATATCGGTAACTTCTTCGTAAAGGGCAGCACGTTTGATAACCACCTCAGCTTGTCGGGCGGGTCCGAAAATTCAAACTACTATTTCTCTTTGGGGAAACTGAATCAAAAAGGGATTATTCCGACAGAAGAATTTGACCGTTTGACCTTCAAAATGAGCGGAGACGTATCCCTCACCCCGAGGCTCAACCTCTCCGGGTCGGTTACTTACAGCAAAACCGGCGGGACGCGTGCCCAGCAAGGGTCTAATTCTTCCGGCGTTATCATGGGCATCCTGCGCGCGCCTTTTACTTTCGATATTGCCAACGGATTCAGCGATCCGCTTCACGAGCCGATGGCATATTCTTTCCAGGACGGTACCCAACGGAATAGCGGAGGCAATGTAGGCGGTTATGACAATCCATTCTGGTCGATCAACAAAAATCAATATAAAGACGAAGTAGACCGGGTCATTGGATTCTTACAGTCTGACTACGAATTTTTGCCCTGGTTGAAACTGATGGGACGATTGGGCCTCGATATGTACAGCGATAACAGGCTGGAAGCATTCAGCCGATTTTCCAGGGTGCTGGTAGCAGGAGGGGTAAGTCAGGAAAATTACCTGCAACGTTCTGTCAATTCCGACCTGATCCTGACTGCCAACCGCAAGTTGACCGATGATCTTGATCTTACTGTTTTGCTTGGGCACAACTACTTCAACCGGACGGACCGGCGGCAGACCAATACCGGCTCAGGGTTGAATATTCCGGATTTCTTCAATCCATCAGGAGCCTCCACCCTCACGGGAAGTACCAGTATGTCGCGTCGTAAACTGAATGCAGCCTATGGCGACCTTAGGTTGACTTACCGAAATTTTCTGTTCCTGAATTTTACAGGGCGAAACGAATGGTCGTCGACCCTGCCGAAAGAGAACAGTTCTTTCTTTTATCCATCCGTCAGCGCCAGTTTTGCCTTTACCGACGCCTGGGATCTTAAAAGCGACTGGCTGACTGCCGGGAAATTGCGCGCCTCCTATGCCCAGGTGGGTAACGATTCGCCTATTTACTCGTTGTACAATACGTACAACCCAAGTTCCGCCAACGCTACGCTGATTACTTCCGGCGGAATTTTGTTCCCCTTCCAGAACCAGATCGGATTGTCTGTTGGCAACACTTCGGGTAATCCCAGGCTCCGCCCGGAAGTCCGGGTTTCCAGTGAATACGGGGGCGAGTTCCGGTTTTTAAAGAGCCGCCTGGGGCTGGATATTACCTATTACAACTCAGTTAGCAGAGACCTGATCGTTTCGGTACCGATTCCGAACTCGTCGGGATTTACCAGTACGATCCGGAATGTGGGAAAGATCTCGAACAAAGGCTTGGAGATTGTGATCGATGCAACGCCGGTACAAACGGGGAAGTTTACCTGGGACCTCGCTTTGAACTGGAGCCGGAATATCAGCCGGGTCAACGAAATTGCAGATGGGGTTGAAAGCATTGGTGTGACCTCGGTTGGTCCGTTGGGCCAGGTCCGTCTGGTGAAGGGCCAGCCTTTCGCTGTAATTTATGGGAATGATTTTATCCGCGACGCACAGGGCCGGGTGCTCATCGATGATGCGCGTTTGATGGCCGACGGAAAAACGCCCAATGCCAATTACGGTTTCCCTTCCCGCAACCCGAATCCCAAACCCATCGGGAATACAAATCCATCGTGGATTGCCGGATTACGCAACACCCTTCAGTATGGTAATTTTACATTGACCACCCTGCTGGATGTTCGCTATAAATTTGATATTTACAACGGCACCAGAGGTTCGATGAATCAATCGGGGACCTCCAAAGAATCCGAAGACCGCTATATTCCTACTGTATTTGATGGTGTAAAGAAAAGTGACGGAGCTGTCAATGACATCTCGGTCGTGAAAAGCCAGTATTGGTATACGGGCGTAGGCGGTGGTTTTGGCAGTGGCGTCAATACACAGTTCGTGGAAGATGGCAGCTGGCTTCGGCTGCGGGAGTTGAACCTGAGCTATCGCCTCCCGGCCAACTGGCTGAAAAAGATCAGGATTTCCGGCGCCACTTTTACGCTGACAGGCCGAAATGTATTCCTTTTTACCAATTACAGTGGGGTTGATCCCGAAACAAACCTGAACGGGGATAACAACGCAGCCGGATATGACTACTTCACCATGCCCAATACGCGAAGCTATGGGGCAGCCTTTACTCTAACCTTATAG
- a CDS encoding FecR family protein, with amino-acid sequence MTITRNLLWRYFSGNATLPERQRIIEWLRDESNRESYFQAIEEWELEHLQFETDTDAALQRYLSPAENNEDRSNPELQRIGDTSVSRKVQWLRWTAAAVLVLVSISTYLLRDSLLYQSYATGNGQVLSVTLDDGSRVTLNANSHLLIPRWKSIDREVRLNGEAEFSVVHTRDHRRFLVKTDDQLQVEVLGTEFVVYSRERGSKVALMKGKVRLSSLKSNDITPLTIAPGDVVTVDSKGAFDLRTKQELTQHTAWKDHLFVFEHTPLHEITAQIEETFGLSIRMTDTELAQRQLTGAFEARNAEELLQALTKVMNLRLKQENNHILLESGQSSNNAAK; translated from the coding sequence ATGACCATCACCAGAAATCTTCTATGGCGGTATTTTTCGGGTAATGCCACACTTCCGGAACGGCAACGGATTATTGAGTGGTTACGGGATGAATCAAACCGGGAATCATATTTTCAGGCGATAGAGGAGTGGGAACTGGAACATTTGCAATTTGAAACCGACACGGATGCAGCTCTTCAACGTTACTTGTCGCCGGCTGAAAATAATGAGGACCGGTCCAATCCCGAGCTCCAACGTATAGGGGATACGTCTGTTAGCCGGAAGGTGCAATGGCTTCGCTGGACAGCAGCGGCGGTACTGGTGCTGGTTTCGATCAGTACATATTTACTTCGGGACTCCCTGCTCTACCAAAGTTATGCGACCGGCAACGGGCAGGTACTTTCTGTAACGCTCGATGACGGTAGCCGGGTAACGCTTAATGCCAATTCCCACTTGCTGATACCGCGATGGAAGTCAATTGACCGTGAAGTCCGATTGAATGGTGAAGCAGAGTTCTCAGTTGTCCATACCCGCGACCATCGCCGTTTTCTGGTGAAAACCGACGACCAGCTGCAGGTGGAAGTGCTGGGCACCGAATTCGTCGTTTACTCGCGGGAACGCGGTTCCAAAGTGGCCCTGATGAAAGGGAAAGTCCGGTTAAGCTCGCTGAAAAGCAACGATATTACCCCATTGACGATTGCGCCCGGTGATGTGGTTACCGTCGATTCGAAAGGGGCTTTTGATCTTCGTACGAAACAGGAATTGACACAGCATACAGCCTGGAAAGATCATTTATTTGTCTTTGAACATACGCCGCTGCATGAGATCACGGCTCAAATCGAAGAAACGTTTGGGCTTTCTATCCGGATGACGGATACCGAATTAGCGCAACGCCAGCTTACAGGGGCATTCGAAGCAAGGAATGCTGAAGAACTGTTGCAGGCACTGACCAAAGTCATGAACCTCAGGCTGAAACAAGAAAACAACCATATCCTTTTAGAGTCAGGCCAGTCGTCGAATAATGCCGCCAAGTAG
- a CDS encoding RNA polymerase sigma-70 factor: MLEQQSSAQPDPFDSQTSSQKEVRSSWADDKEWFIRQTFEKDPRKGCELLFRKYYNVLCSHAVRFIYSKEIAQDLVGDIFSSFLQKELHRHIHTSFRAYLFSAVRLESLKYLQREFNRKATLSAHLEETLIALQASPEEMMEYDDLYRKVQQTIQSLSPAVQRIFILSRFEGKKYQEIAQELSLSPKTVEAHITKALRILRQALEDQ; this comes from the coding sequence TTGTTAGAACAACAATCTTCTGCTCAACCGGATCCCTTCGATTCTCAGACCAGCTCTCAGAAGGAAGTGCGGTCGTCATGGGCAGATGACAAAGAATGGTTTATCCGCCAGACGTTTGAAAAGGATCCGCGTAAGGGTTGTGAACTGCTTTTCAGGAAATACTATAATGTGTTATGCAGCCATGCAGTCCGATTCATTTACTCGAAAGAAATCGCCCAGGATTTAGTGGGAGATATATTTTCCTCTTTCCTGCAAAAGGAACTTCACAGGCATATCCACACGTCGTTCCGGGCCTATTTGTTTTCGGCAGTCCGGCTTGAATCTTTGAAATATCTTCAGCGCGAATTTAACCGGAAGGCGACCCTTTCCGCTCACCTGGAAGAAACCCTGATAGCCCTCCAGGCGTCGCCGGAAGAAATGATGGAGTACGACGATCTTTACCGCAAAGTGCAGCAGACTATTCAATCACTCTCCCCGGCTGTGCAGCGGATCTTTATTTTAAGCCGGTTTGAAGGAAAAAAATACCAGGAAATAGCGCAGGAATTATCGCTATCACCGAAGACGGTTGAAGCCCACATTACAAAAGCACTCCGGATATTGCGCCAGGCATTGGAAGACCAGTAA